The Apodemus sylvaticus chromosome 17, mApoSyl1.1, whole genome shotgun sequence genome contains a region encoding:
- the Pou6f1 gene encoding POU domain, class 6, transcription factor 1 isoform X4: MTIAVCSSHSDSGLDPEATDVSNIHHPTAREVAAWNPSESRPGHCHLQPSPKPASGLTDPDAAGRTSCPPGQVAGQQGLAVWTIPTATVAALPGLTAASPMGGTFKPPLAGLQAAAVLNTALPTPVQAAPPVQASSPAQPRTPVQSQQLFQTQPLLQTTPTILPQPTAAAATVAAPTPKPVDANPQITVQPAGFAFSPGIISAASLGGQTQILGSLTTAPVITNTIPSMPGISSQILTNAQGQVIGALPWVVNSASVATPAPAQSLQVQAVTPQLLLNAQGQVIATLASSPLPQPVAVRKPNTPESPAKSEVQPIQPTQAVPQPAVILTSPAPALKPSASAPIPITCSETPTVSQLVSKPHTPSLEEDGINLEEIREFAKNFKIRRLSLGLTQTQVGQALTATEGPAYSQSAICRFEKLDITPKSAQKLKPVLEKWLMEAELRNQEGQQNLMEFVGGEPSKKRKRRTSFTPQAIEALNAYFEKNPLPTGQEITEIAKELNYDREVVRVWFCNRRQTLKNTSKLNVFQIP; the protein is encoded by the exons GGAAGTCGCTGCCTGGAATCCCTCCGAGTCCCGCCCCGGCCATTGCCACCTTCAGCCAAGCCCCAAGCCAGCCTCAGGCCTCACAGACCCTGACGCCGCTGGCCGTACAAGCTGCCCCCCAG GTCAAGTGGCTGGGCAGCAGGGGCTGGCCGTGTGGACAATCCCTACAGCAACTGTGGCTGCCCTCCCCGGACTGACCGCGGCCTCTCCCATGGGGGGAACTTTCAAGCCACCTTTAGCTGGTCTCCAAG CAGCTGCCGTGCTGAACACCGCCCTCCCGACACCTGTACAAGCTGCCCCACCAGTCCAGGCCTCCTCGCCCGCCCAGCCCCGGACCCCAGTTCAGTCCCAGCAGCTGTTCCAGACCCAGCCGCTGCTACAGACCACGCCTACCATCCTCCCACAACCCACCGCTGCAGCTGCCACCGttgctgcccccacccccaagccagTGGACGCCAACCCGCAGATCACCGTCCAGCCTGCAGGCTTCGCGTTTAGCCCAGGGATC ATCAGTGCAGCCTCCCTCGGAGGACAGACACAGATCCTGGGCTCCCTCACTACAGCTCCGGTTATTACCAACACCATTCCCAGCATGCCCGGGATCAGCAGTCAGATCCTCACCAATGCTCAGGGGCAG GTTATTGGAGCACTCCCGTGGGTAGTGAACTCAGCTAGCGTGGCCACACCAGCACCAGCGCAGAGCCTGCAGGTCCAAGCCGTGACTCCCCAGCTCCTGTTGAATGCCCAGGGCCAGGTGATTGCAACCCTAGCCAGCAGCCCCCTGCCTCAACCTGTGGCTGTCAGGAAGCCAAACACACCGGAGTCCCCTGCTAAGAGTGAG GTGCAGCCAATCCAGCCAACACAAGCCGTGCCCCAGCCGGCTGTCATCCTCACCAGCCCGGCCCCAGCACTCAAACCATCAGCCTCAGCTCCCATCCCAATCACCTGCTCAGAGACCCCGACCGTCAGTCAGTTGGTATCAA AGCCGCACACTCCAAGTCTGGAAGAGGACGGGATCAACCTAGAAGAGATCCGGGAGTTTGCCAAGAATTTTAAGATCCGGCGGCTCTCCCTGGGTCTGACGCAGACCCAGGTAGGCCAGGCTCTAACGGCGACAGAAGGGCCAGCCTACAGCCAATCGGCCATTTGCAG GTTTGAGAAGTTGGACATCACACCCAAGAGTGCCCAGAAGCTGAAGCCGGTTTTGGAAAAGTGGTTGATGGAGGCGGAGCTCCGGAACCAGGAAGGCCAGCAGAACCTGATGGAGTTTGTGGGCGGTGAGCCCTCCAAGAAACGCAAGCGGCGTACATCCTTCACACCGCAGGCCATAGAGGCTCTCAACGCCTACTTTGAGAAAAACCCCCTGCCCACCGGCCAGGAGATCACCGAGATCGCCAAGGAGCTCAACTATGACCGGGAGGTGGTGAGGGTCTGGTTCTGTAATCGACGCCAGACACTCAAGAACACCAGCAAGCTGAATGTCTTTCAGATCCCTTAG
- the Pou6f1 gene encoding POU domain, class 6, transcription factor 1 isoform X5: MTIAVCSSHSDSGLDPEATDVSNIHHPTAREVAAWNPSESRPGHCHLQPSPKPASGLTDPDAAGRTSCPPGQVAGQQGLAVWTIPTATVAALPGLTAASPMGGTFKPPLAGLQAAVLNTALPTPVQAAPPVQASSPAQPRTPVQSQQLFQTQPLLQTTPTILPQPTAAAATVAAPTPKPVDANPQITVQPAGFAFSPGIISAASLGGQTQILGSLTTAPVITNTIPSMPGISSQILTNAQGQVIGALPWVVNSASVATPAPAQSLQVQAVTPQLLLNAQGQVIATLASSPLPQPVAVRKPNTPESPAKSEVQPIQPTQAVPQPAVILTSPAPALKPSASAPIPITCSETPTVSQLVSKPHTPSLEEDGINLEEIREFAKNFKIRRLSLGLTQTQVGQALTATEGPAYSQSAICRFEKLDITPKSAQKLKPVLEKWLMEAELRNQEGQQNLMEFVGGEPSKKRKRRTSFTPQAIEALNAYFEKNPLPTGQEITEIAKELNYDREVVRVWFCNRRQTLKNTSKLNVFQIP, from the exons GGAAGTCGCTGCCTGGAATCCCTCCGAGTCCCGCCCCGGCCATTGCCACCTTCAGCCAAGCCCCAAGCCAGCCTCAGGCCTCACAGACCCTGACGCCGCTGGCCGTACAAGCTGCCCCCCAG GTCAAGTGGCTGGGCAGCAGGGGCTGGCCGTGTGGACAATCCCTACAGCAACTGTGGCTGCCCTCCCCGGACTGACCGCGGCCTCTCCCATGGGGGGAACTTTCAAGCCACCTTTAGCTGGTCTCCAAG CTGCCGTGCTGAACACCGCCCTCCCGACACCTGTACAAGCTGCCCCACCAGTCCAGGCCTCCTCGCCCGCCCAGCCCCGGACCCCAGTTCAGTCCCAGCAGCTGTTCCAGACCCAGCCGCTGCTACAGACCACGCCTACCATCCTCCCACAACCCACCGCTGCAGCTGCCACCGttgctgcccccacccccaagccagTGGACGCCAACCCGCAGATCACCGTCCAGCCTGCAGGCTTCGCGTTTAGCCCAGGGATC ATCAGTGCAGCCTCCCTCGGAGGACAGACACAGATCCTGGGCTCCCTCACTACAGCTCCGGTTATTACCAACACCATTCCCAGCATGCCCGGGATCAGCAGTCAGATCCTCACCAATGCTCAGGGGCAG GTTATTGGAGCACTCCCGTGGGTAGTGAACTCAGCTAGCGTGGCCACACCAGCACCAGCGCAGAGCCTGCAGGTCCAAGCCGTGACTCCCCAGCTCCTGTTGAATGCCCAGGGCCAGGTGATTGCAACCCTAGCCAGCAGCCCCCTGCCTCAACCTGTGGCTGTCAGGAAGCCAAACACACCGGAGTCCCCTGCTAAGAGTGAG GTGCAGCCAATCCAGCCAACACAAGCCGTGCCCCAGCCGGCTGTCATCCTCACCAGCCCGGCCCCAGCACTCAAACCATCAGCCTCAGCTCCCATCCCAATCACCTGCTCAGAGACCCCGACCGTCAGTCAGTTGGTATCAA AGCCGCACACTCCAAGTCTGGAAGAGGACGGGATCAACCTAGAAGAGATCCGGGAGTTTGCCAAGAATTTTAAGATCCGGCGGCTCTCCCTGGGTCTGACGCAGACCCAGGTAGGCCAGGCTCTAACGGCGACAGAAGGGCCAGCCTACAGCCAATCGGCCATTTGCAG GTTTGAGAAGTTGGACATCACACCCAAGAGTGCCCAGAAGCTGAAGCCGGTTTTGGAAAAGTGGTTGATGGAGGCGGAGCTCCGGAACCAGGAAGGCCAGCAGAACCTGATGGAGTTTGTGGGCGGTGAGCCCTCCAAGAAACGCAAGCGGCGTACATCCTTCACACCGCAGGCCATAGAGGCTCTCAACGCCTACTTTGAGAAAAACCCCCTGCCCACCGGCCAGGAGATCACCGAGATCGCCAAGGAGCTCAACTATGACCGGGAGGTGGTGAGGGTCTGGTTCTGTAATCGACGCCAGACACTCAAGAACACCAGCAAGCTGAATGTCTTTCAGATCCCTTAG
- the Pou6f1 gene encoding POU domain, class 6, transcription factor 1 isoform X3, which produces MCPTFTTRQLGKSLPGIPPSPAPAIATFSQAPSQPQASQTLTPLAVQAAPQVLTQESLATVLTGVMVPAGAVTQPLLIPIGITGQVAGQQGLAVWTIPTATVAALPGLTAASPMGGTFKPPLAGLQAAAVLNTALPTPVQAAPPVQASSPAQPRTPVQSQQLFQTQPLLQTTPTILPQPTAAAATVAAPTPKPVDANPQITVQPAGFAFSPGIISAASLGGQTQILGSLTTAPVITNTIPSMPGISSQILTNAQGQVIGALPWVVNSASVATPAPAQSLQVQAVTPQLLLNAQGQVIATLASSPLPQPVAVRKPNTPESPAKSEVQPIQPTQAVPQPAVILTSPAPALKPSASAPIPITCSETPTVSQLVSKPHTPSLEEDGINLEEIREFAKNFKIRRLSLGLTQTQVGQALTATEGPAYSQSAICRFEKLDITPKSAQKLKPVLEKWLMEAELRNQEGQQNLMEFVGGEPSKKRKRRTSFTPQAIEALNAYFEKNPLPTGQEITEIAKELNYDREVVRVWFCNRRQTLKNTSKLNVFQIP; this is translated from the exons GGAAGTCGCTGCCTGGAATCCCTCCGAGTCCCGCCCCGGCCATTGCCACCTTCAGCCAAGCCCCAAGCCAGCCTCAGGCCTCACAGACCCTGACGCCGCTGGCCGTACAAGCTGCCCCCCAG GTCTTGACTCAGGAAAGCTTAGCCACAGTTCTGACAGGAGTTATGGTCCCAGCAGGGGCTGTTACTCAACCTCTTCTTATCCCCATCGGTATTACAGGTCAAGTGGCTGGGCAGCAGGGGCTGGCCGTGTGGACAATCCCTACAGCAACTGTGGCTGCCCTCCCCGGACTGACCGCGGCCTCTCCCATGGGGGGAACTTTCAAGCCACCTTTAGCTGGTCTCCAAG CAGCTGCCGTGCTGAACACCGCCCTCCCGACACCTGTACAAGCTGCCCCACCAGTCCAGGCCTCCTCGCCCGCCCAGCCCCGGACCCCAGTTCAGTCCCAGCAGCTGTTCCAGACCCAGCCGCTGCTACAGACCACGCCTACCATCCTCCCACAACCCACCGCTGCAGCTGCCACCGttgctgcccccacccccaagccagTGGACGCCAACCCGCAGATCACCGTCCAGCCTGCAGGCTTCGCGTTTAGCCCAGGGATC ATCAGTGCAGCCTCCCTCGGAGGACAGACACAGATCCTGGGCTCCCTCACTACAGCTCCGGTTATTACCAACACCATTCCCAGCATGCCCGGGATCAGCAGTCAGATCCTCACCAATGCTCAGGGGCAG GTTATTGGAGCACTCCCGTGGGTAGTGAACTCAGCTAGCGTGGCCACACCAGCACCAGCGCAGAGCCTGCAGGTCCAAGCCGTGACTCCCCAGCTCCTGTTGAATGCCCAGGGCCAGGTGATTGCAACCCTAGCCAGCAGCCCCCTGCCTCAACCTGTGGCTGTCAGGAAGCCAAACACACCGGAGTCCCCTGCTAAGAGTGAG GTGCAGCCAATCCAGCCAACACAAGCCGTGCCCCAGCCGGCTGTCATCCTCACCAGCCCGGCCCCAGCACTCAAACCATCAGCCTCAGCTCCCATCCCAATCACCTGCTCAGAGACCCCGACCGTCAGTCAGTTGGTATCAA AGCCGCACACTCCAAGTCTGGAAGAGGACGGGATCAACCTAGAAGAGATCCGGGAGTTTGCCAAGAATTTTAAGATCCGGCGGCTCTCCCTGGGTCTGACGCAGACCCAGGTAGGCCAGGCTCTAACGGCGACAGAAGGGCCAGCCTACAGCCAATCGGCCATTTGCAG GTTTGAGAAGTTGGACATCACACCCAAGAGTGCCCAGAAGCTGAAGCCGGTTTTGGAAAAGTGGTTGATGGAGGCGGAGCTCCGGAACCAGGAAGGCCAGCAGAACCTGATGGAGTTTGTGGGCGGTGAGCCCTCCAAGAAACGCAAGCGGCGTACATCCTTCACACCGCAGGCCATAGAGGCTCTCAACGCCTACTTTGAGAAAAACCCCCTGCCCACCGGCCAGGAGATCACCGAGATCGCCAAGGAGCTCAACTATGACCGGGAGGTGGTGAGGGTCTGGTTCTGTAATCGACGCCAGACACTCAAGAACACCAGCAAGCTGAATGTCTTTCAGATCCCTTAG
- the Pou6f1 gene encoding POU domain, class 6, transcription factor 1 isoform X6 — protein MLHVPALRESRELQLPRARSLGLELCGVVARRLSTSVSLPCSVAAAVLNTALPTPVQAAPPVQASSPAQPRTPVQSQQLFQTQPLLQTTPTILPQPTAAAATVAAPTPKPVDANPQITVQPAGFAFSPGIISAASLGGQTQILGSLTTAPVITNTIPSMPGISSQILTNAQGQVIGALPWVVNSASVATPAPAQSLQVQAVTPQLLLNAQGQVIATLASSPLPQPVAVRKPNTPESPAKSEVQPIQPTQAVPQPAVILTSPAPALKPSASAPIPITCSETPTVSQLVSKPHTPSLEEDGINLEEIREFAKNFKIRRLSLGLTQTQVGQALTATEGPAYSQSAICRFEKLDITPKSAQKLKPVLEKWLMEAELRNQEGQQNLMEFVGGEPSKKRKRRTSFTPQAIEALNAYFEKNPLPTGQEITEIAKELNYDREVVRVWFCNRRQTLKNTSKLNVFQIP, from the exons atGTTGCATGTGCCAGCCCTTCGAGAATCAAGGGAATTGCAGCTGCCCCGTGCCAGATCCCTTGGACTGGAACTGTGCGGCGTCGTGGCTAGGCGCTTGagcacctctgtctctctgccttgctCCGTAGCAGCTGCCGTGCTGAACACCGCCCTCCCGACACCTGTACAAGCTGCCCCACCAGTCCAGGCCTCCTCGCCCGCCCAGCCCCGGACCCCAGTTCAGTCCCAGCAGCTGTTCCAGACCCAGCCGCTGCTACAGACCACGCCTACCATCCTCCCACAACCCACCGCTGCAGCTGCCACCGttgctgcccccacccccaagccagTGGACGCCAACCCGCAGATCACCGTCCAGCCTGCAGGCTTCGCGTTTAGCCCAGGGATC ATCAGTGCAGCCTCCCTCGGAGGACAGACACAGATCCTGGGCTCCCTCACTACAGCTCCGGTTATTACCAACACCATTCCCAGCATGCCCGGGATCAGCAGTCAGATCCTCACCAATGCTCAGGGGCAG GTTATTGGAGCACTCCCGTGGGTAGTGAACTCAGCTAGCGTGGCCACACCAGCACCAGCGCAGAGCCTGCAGGTCCAAGCCGTGACTCCCCAGCTCCTGTTGAATGCCCAGGGCCAGGTGATTGCAACCCTAGCCAGCAGCCCCCTGCCTCAACCTGTGGCTGTCAGGAAGCCAAACACACCGGAGTCCCCTGCTAAGAGTGAG GTGCAGCCAATCCAGCCAACACAAGCCGTGCCCCAGCCGGCTGTCATCCTCACCAGCCCGGCCCCAGCACTCAAACCATCAGCCTCAGCTCCCATCCCAATCACCTGCTCAGAGACCCCGACCGTCAGTCAGTTGGTATCAA AGCCGCACACTCCAAGTCTGGAAGAGGACGGGATCAACCTAGAAGAGATCCGGGAGTTTGCCAAGAATTTTAAGATCCGGCGGCTCTCCCTGGGTCTGACGCAGACCCAGGTAGGCCAGGCTCTAACGGCGACAGAAGGGCCAGCCTACAGCCAATCGGCCATTTGCAG GTTTGAGAAGTTGGACATCACACCCAAGAGTGCCCAGAAGCTGAAGCCGGTTTTGGAAAAGTGGTTGATGGAGGCGGAGCTCCGGAACCAGGAAGGCCAGCAGAACCTGATGGAGTTTGTGGGCGGTGAGCCCTCCAAGAAACGCAAGCGGCGTACATCCTTCACACCGCAGGCCATAGAGGCTCTCAACGCCTACTTTGAGAAAAACCCCCTGCCCACCGGCCAGGAGATCACCGAGATCGCCAAGGAGCTCAACTATGACCGGGAGGTGGTGAGGGTCTGGTTCTGTAATCGACGCCAGACACTCAAGAACACCAGCAAGCTGAATGTCTTTCAGATCCCTTAG